From the genome of Brassica oleracea var. oleracea cultivar TO1000 chromosome C4, BOL, whole genome shotgun sequence:
CTTTCTCTTGAACATCTAACATTCTTGACCAAAGCATTGTAATCGAGTTGTTTCGGTTTACTATGCAAATCATATTACAACAATAAACTTTTTCTTTTTTTTCTACATTTCGATCCAAACATATCACCGGTCACAAATACTAATATTTAGTTTGGCTGACAAGACTTGTAAACTAGTAGTAATTTAATAAACCCAATTAATTTTCTTAAAATTTAAAATGTACTATCACTAAATAATAATTAAAATTTATAGAAAACATAAAAATATATACTTGTAAACAGATTTTTTCTATTTTTTTTATCAACAAAGTTGTTACATATTAATAAAATGTTATTAAGCGTATCTCAGATAGTAATGCTTAAATAGATAGTTGTGTTTAGGCTTGGCTATTTCGGGTATCAATTCGGTTCAGTTCGGACATTTTGGATATCGCATAGTTCAGATGGGGGCTAAAAGATCGAATTAATAACTTATTTATTTTCGGTTCGGATTTGGTTCTGATTGTTTTGGGTTAGATTCGTTGTAGATAATTAAATTAGTAAGGAAAAATACCATATAAAAAAAAAGAATTTGGTTATCTTTGGTTCCGATTTGGTTCCTAAATACCCGAACCCGGCCCGGACCTGATATGGACCCGAAAAATCACGGGTTTTTTAATTATAGACTCGAACCGACCCGGACCCGAGAAGAACCGACCCGAACCCGACTTGGAAATTTCTAAGTACCTATTGAGTCTAAATATTTAGGATCCAAAAGACCCGGACCCGAAAGGAACCGGTCCGAACCCGACCCGAAGACCCGAACGCCCATGCCTAGTTTATACATCTGCCATCAAGTTGTAACTGATAAATATTATAATGGCTTTGTTGTATTAAATAACGAAATCTGGATTTGTTTATGATAAAAAAATTCGAAATGCTTACCAATAGGCTTACACCATGAAAATGCTTATGTATAGGCTTACAACATCGAAAACGATTGGGACGAGGACGACGCCGAAAGCATCTTTCCACCTGATTTCCACGAGCCACCAACAATTTCTCTAAGCTGAGTCATCTTTCAGTATGCAAATAATAATCTTAGTAGAGTTTTAAAACATGTAATGCTCGTGTTTGGGTTTTTTTACAATATTATCTATTCGTGACTGGTCCTACTTCTGTGTGGAACATAGGCTCTGGCTCGTGTCAACATGTGCCATCTATGGAGACCTAGATAATTCTTTTTATAGTATGAGAAGTCGTTGTCTTAACGAATAAAACATACTCCTATTATATAGTTCCTTGATTAATAATTAAAACATATATTTTATTTCTTTAACCCTTTGCCCGTATACATATACGGGACTCAATAATCTTCCAATCGAAACAGCTTCAAGAGATAGAAATTCTAAAAATATCATTAATTAAACCAAAAATGTGTGCATTAGTCCCTCCACTGTTCCCCGACTTTGGGTGGCCGTCGACGGCAGGTTACGAGAGCTACTACCTCGGCGGAGAAAACCTCAACAACGACATGTTTCTTGATTTTCCGGTTGTGGAAACTTATGGAGTATTGGCTCATCATCAGAACAGCTTAGGAGTTTCTGTTTCGTCGGAGGGAAATGGAATAGACAACAACCCGGTTGTTAAAAAGAAGCTTAATCACAATGCTAGTGAGCGTGACCGTCGCAAGAAGATCAACTCTTTGTTTGCATCTCTCCGCTCATGTCTTCCAACCTCAGATCAATCGGTAAATAACTTTTCTAATATGTCCATTATGTTTTATGTTTTGGAATTTCTAAGATAATATGTTAGGAATCTTACAGTGAGATAAGACCTACAGTGATATATACAAAGAATATCAAATATACTAACCATAAAACGGTAATTTCTTAAAGTTGTATATATACCTTGGCTAAAGAGTCGTAAATTTATTCACATAATCAGTACAAACCATAAAACGGTAATGGCCTCAATCAAGTTTTAAATTATCTGGCTTTCTTCATGTTTGATTTGGGCTTGTTAACAACATTTAACATATCGATTAATTTTAAGTTGGATCTCCATTAAACTTAACAGATTGAATAACTACGTTTTGCATTTGCATCTAAACCATTTAAAAGAAGAATGCTAAGATCCCTTTTTCCTTTACTTTCTTGCAGAAAAAGCTAAGCATTTCAGCCACCGTTTCACGAAGCTTGAAGTACATACCAGAGTTGCAAGAGCAAGTGAAGAAGTTATTACAAAAGAAGGAAGAACTCTTGGTTCGAGTATCAGGTCAACGAGACATTGAACTTTACGTTAAGCCACAACCAAAGGCAATTGCAAGTTATGTCTCCACTGTTTCCGCGACTAGGCTTGGAGACAACGAAGTGATGGTCCAAATCTCATCATCCAAGATTCATAACTTCTCGATATCTAAAGTGTTAACTGGGTTAGAAGAAGATGGTTTTGTTCTTGTGGATGTTTCATCTTCAAGGTCTCAAGGGGAAAGGCTTTTCTACACTTTGCATCTTCAAGTAGAAAATATGGATGATCATTACAAAATGAATTGCGAAGAGTTAAGTGAAAGGATGTTGTACTTGTACGAGGAATGTGAAAATTCATTTAGGTGATTAATTCATATAACTGTTGTACATAGTTTATTATAAAATCAGCATAACTTATAAATTATATTAAAAAAAATGTAGTGGCTGCAAGGCAGCGAGTATATATATATATATATATATACCTAAGCCTTTATTTCTTGACCCACAAGTAACCTTGAGAAGGCTAGAAACATAGGAGATGAAAAGTTTCAATCGTCCTCAGTGAAGACCTTGAAGATGAAATCACGGAAACGTCTAGAGTACAGCCTCGGATCAACGGCTGAGATTGAAGTAGGATCGTACTGGATGCTCTTGTAAGCGTGTTCAAGTTTCTTGCTGATATCGTAATCTTGAAGAATGTCTATGATTCCAAAGATCATGACAACCTCGTAATACTCTCCTGTTGGTTCCCCAACTAGCTGGAGCTCACTGTCGCTCCTTCTCATTGTCCTCTCTGCTCGAGCCGGCATGTTTCCTCCAAGTCTTATGCTAGCCCACCTACAACAATTAACCCATTTCTTGAACTCAAAAAGTTATTTTTCTAAGTATGTGTTCAACTTTTTATTGTGTGTTTACGTACCTTGTGGGATCAGATAGGAGCTGATCCACGTCTGCTCTGGAGAGACGAGGGGCTGTTTCATCTTCAAACTCACCAATAGGCGTGCGAGCTCCAGAAGGAATCAGCTCTCCAGCCACTGATGCTTCTCTGAAATGAATCCCAACCAAAAGACTATAGTCCATTATCCTTTCCTGTTCTAGAAACTCACAATCTTTATCCACTTGCCTGAAAACAATAACA
Proteins encoded in this window:
- the LOC106340664 gene encoding transcription factor ORG2-like, which encodes MCALVPPLFPDFGWPSTAGYESYYLGGENLNNDMFLDFPVVETYGVLAHHQNSLGVSVSSEGNGIDNNPVVKKKLNHNASERDRRKKINSLFASLRSCLPTSDQSKKLSISATVSRSLKYIPELQEQVKKLLQKKEELLVRVSGQRDIELYVKPQPKAIASYVSTVSATRLGDNEVMVQISSSKIHNFSISKVLTGLEEDGFVLVDVSSSRSQGERLFYTLHLQVENMDDHYKMNCEELSERMLYLYEECENSFR